From the genome of Vigna angularis cultivar LongXiaoDou No.4 chromosome 11, ASM1680809v1, whole genome shotgun sequence, one region includes:
- the LOC108340457 gene encoding seed linoleate 9S-lipoxygenase-like — protein sequence MVLQRVPSKEQARRSHSGDQTSTVTKEKLEINMDGVAVEELVSHWLNTHAVMKPFAIATNKNLSVIHPICKLLYPHYHDTININALARQNLINANGIIEQSFLPGKYSMEMCSVVYKNWVFTGGLKDDKLPDMVDISLFTIDDDI from the exons ATGGTGTTACAAC GAGTTCCCTCCAAAGAGCAAGCTAGAAGATCCCACTCTGGTGATCAAACTAGTACTGTAACAAAAGAAAAGTTGGAGATTAACATGGATGGGGTCGCAGTGGAagag CTCGTGAGTCATTG GTTAAATACTCATGCAGTGATGAAGCCATTTGCAATAGCAACAAACAAGAATCTCAGTGTGATTCACCCCATTTGTAAGCTTCTTTATCCTCACTATCATGATACCATTAATATCAATGCACTTGCTAGGCAAAACCTGATTAATGCAAATGGCATTATAGAACAATCATTTTTGCCTGGAAAGTATTCTATGGAGATGTGTTCAGTTGTTTACAAGAATTGGGTTTTCACTGGTGGACTAAAGGATGATAAACTTCCTGATATG GTCGACATTTCATTATTTACTATTGACGATGACATTTAA